In Arachis hypogaea cultivar Tifrunner chromosome 17, arahy.Tifrunner.gnm2.J5K5, whole genome shotgun sequence, a single window of DNA contains:
- the LOC140180492 gene encoding protein MAIN-LIKE 2-like produces MPALREKEHDGEGVDAEEESENMVVVEGFTVYRKCDIVGFTDVDSAMINALIERWRPETHTFHFSVGECAVTLEDVVIILGPPTNGLPVTGPTMSSFEALEAECLHQFGVTPRKTDCRGSFIKLTWFRSLKDRILLNDDVHIQMYVKCHIMLLFGTILFGDKSGAAVH; encoded by the exons ATGCCGGCGCTGCGAGAAAAAGAGCATGACGGAGAAGGAGTCGACGCCGAAGAAGAGTCAGAGAACATGGTTGTCGTCGAAGG ATTTACCGTGTAT CGGAAATGTGATATTGTAGGGTTCACGGATGTTGAT TCAGCAATGATTAATGCTCTGATTGAGAGATGGCGGCCTGAGACTCACACATTTCATTTTTCGGTTGGTGAGTGTGCCGTGACCTTGGAGGATGTGGTGATAATTCTTGGTCCGCCGACAAATGGTCTTCCGGTTACAGGACCGACCATGAGTAGTTTTGAGGCATTGGAAGCCGAGTGCTTGCACCAATTTGGAGTTACACCGAGGAAGACGGACTGTAGAGGGAGCTTTATAAAATTAACATGGTTTAGGAGTTTGAAAGATCGTATATTGTTGAATGATGATGTGCACATTCAGATGTATGTAAAGTGTCACATAATGTTGTTATTTGGGACAATTCTGTTTGGAGATAAGTCAGGTGCAGCTGTGCATTGA
- the LOC112764599 gene encoding serine/threonine-protein phosphatase PP1 isozyme 4, with protein MSNAGQQQQGIDEAILDDIIRRLTEVRLARPGKQVQLSEAEIKQLCVASRDIFLQQPNLLELEAPIKICGDIHGQYSDLLRLFEYGGLPPSANYLFLGDYVDRGKQSLETICLLLAYKIKYPENFFLLRGNHECASINRIYGFYDECKRRFNVRLWKAFTDSFNCLPVAALIDDKILCMHGGLSPELTNLDQIRNLPRPTAIPDTGLLCDLLWSDPGRDVKGWGMNDRGVSYTFGPDKVAEFLTKHDLDLICRAHQVVEDGYEFFAERQLVTIFSAPNYCGEFDNAGAMMSVDENLMCSFQILKPAEKKIKFGMANKI; from the exons ATGAGCAACGCAGGACAACAGCAACAAGGGATTGATGAAGCAATTCTTGACGACATAATCCGCCGCCTTACGGAGGTCCGATTGGCCAGACCTGGAAAGCAGGTTCAGCTCTCTGAAGCCGAGATCAAGCAGCTTTGTGTTGCTTCCAGAGACATCTTCCTTCAACAGCCTAATTTGTTAGAACTCGAAGCCCCTATCAAGATTTGTG GTGATATTCATGGGCAGTACAGTGATTTGTTGAGGCTCTTTGAGTATGGAGGTTTACCTCCCAGTGCTAATTATCTCTTTTTAGGAGACTATGTCGATCGTGGGAAGCAGAGCTTGGAAACTATATGCCTTTTGCTTGCATATAAAATCAAGTATCCGGAAAACTTTTTCTTGTTGAGGGGAAATCATGAGTGTGCTTCCATTAATAGGATATATGGATTCTACGACGAATGTAAGCGGAGGTTCAATGTGCGGCTCTGGAAAGCCTTTACGGATTCTTTTAACTGTCTGCCTGTGGCAGCCCTTATAGATGATAAAATACTGTGCATGCATGGTGGCCTTTCCCCTGAACTCACAAACTTGGATCAAATTAGGAATTTGCCACGTCCTACTGCTATTCCAGACACTGGCTTGCTATGTGATCTGCTTTGGTCTGATCCGGGTAGAGATGTGAAGGGTTGGGGTATGAATGACAGAGGAGTTTCTTACACATTTGGCCCGGATAAGGTTGCGGAGTTCTTGACAAAGCATGACTTGGACCTTATTTGTCGTGCTCATCAG GTTGTAGAGGATGGATATGAATTTTTTGCTGAAAGGCAACTTGTTACAATATTTTCGGCTCCAAACTACTGTGGCGAGTTTGACAATGCTGGTGCCATGATGAGTGTAGATGAAAACTTGATGTGTTCCTTTCAAATTCTCAAGCCTGcagagaaaaagataaagttcGGAATGGCAAACAAGATTTGA
- the LOC112764959 gene encoding protein NEDD1 yields MASLLAASGGDTVKLFDCSVKPGDPCTLSYIPSPGSEVNSVKWNHTNLVVASAGDDKKISLWRKNGQSMGTIPIAGTDSGDNIEESISAICFSNKASRYICSGGSGQVVRIWDLQKKRCIKWLRGHTNAITGVMYNCKDEHLASISLSGDLILHNLASGARAAELKDPDQQMLRVLDYSRVSRHLLVTAGDDGTVHLWDTTGRSPKVSWMKQHSAPTAGISFSPSNDKIFASVGLDKKLYTYDSSSRKPSSCISHEAPFSSLAYRDDGWMLAAGTSNGRVAFYDVRGKPQPFVVLHAYGSSEAVTSLCWQRSKPVIVNENCSAETALVGDAVEDSILMPDPLPSATASSVSLSTSVSTTRNPSRLSASIDTSSFTASSGGFTSSILNSSIAEETPLRNPLWPGGHLSRLQATRSSYNFKDDMEVFSPLVDVQPIASSLWDDNGSKKDGPFGDKKPSSSLFPSSSRKFPNSEEGISDHPILDWKSASTGKQDITQPSFPLVGSTTPPSSKNEDSSSITPPEAWGGEKLSDKYAFVRQPVNAPSRLGMLASGSQSAGSTLSSLHDPSSSSALSSYTSSSLSFANLRAKDVSTGQETSLGFSDNMFPTSLPLSINTKSSLGQANSDSPRILDSPKMSSFTRRFSTYAERISTTSAFSDGVSGSPKIKKSGAETREELLNTLLMKTDISAPTESGSLPLANGISSQPKASQLDGQGSSFTLQLFQRTLEETLDSFQKSIHEDMRNLHIEILRQFHLQEMEMSTKMNDILEIQAELMKEVKSLRKENQQLRQML; encoded by the exons ATGGCGTCGTTGCTGGCGGCGAGCGGCGGCGACACCGTGAAGCTGTTCGACTGCTCCGTGAAGCCCGGCGACCCTTGCACCCTCAGCTACATCCCTTCTCCCGGTTCAGAAGTCAATTCTGTGAAGTGGAACCACACCA ATTTGGTTGTGGCAAGTGCTGGGGATGATAAGAAGATCTCGTTGTGGAGGAAGAATGGGCAAAGCATGGGGACCATTCCCATTGCTGGCACTGATAGTGGAGATAACATTGAG GAGTCTATATCGGCTATCTGCTTCAGTAATAAGGCATCCAGATATATTTGTTCTGGAGGAAGTGGCCAAGTTGTAAGGATATGGGATCTGCAAAAGAAACGCTGTATCAAATGGCTGCGGGGTCATACTAATGCTATCACAGGTGTAATGTACAACTGTAAAGATGAACATTTGGCTTCTATCAGCCTTAGTGGGGACCTTATACTTCATAACCTTGCCTCTGGGGCAAGGGCTGCTGAACTCAAAGATCCCGATCAACAG ATGTTGAGAGTTCTTGATTATTCACGAGTTAGTCGTCACCTTCTAGTCACGGCTGGTGATGATGGGACAGTCCATTTGTGGGATACTACTGGTCGTAGCCCTAAG GTTTCGTGGATGAAGCAGCATTCTGCTCCAACTGCTGGTATTAGCTTCTCTCCATCCAACGACAAG ATCTTTGCTAGTGTGGGTCTTGACAAAAAGTTATATACTTATGACTCCAGTTCTAGAAAACCCTCATCTTGCATTTCCCATGAAGCACCTTTCTCTTCATTGGCCTATAGAGATGATGGTTGGATGCTGGCTGCTGGAACTAGCAATGGCCGAGTGGCATTCTATGACGTTCGTGGAAAACCACAACCTTTTGTTGTTCTTCATGCTTATGGTAGTTCAGAG GCTGTGACAAGCTTGTGCTGGCAAAGGTCAAAACCAGTTATTGTTAATGAAAATTGCTCTGCTGAGACTGCTCTTGTGGGAGATGCAGTTGAAGATTCAATCCTTATGCCTGATCCTTTACCTTCTGCAACTGCGTCGAGTGTTTCTCTGTCAACATCAGTGTCCACCACAAGGAATCCAAGTCGTTTGAGTGCTTCCATTGACACATCATCATTTACAGCATCCAGCGGTGGATTCACATCAAGCATACTGAATTCATCTATAGCAGAAGAAACACCACTACGAAACCCTTTATGGCCAGGTGGACACCTGTCAAGGTTGCAAGCTACACGCTCTAGTTATAACTTCAAGGATGACATGGAGGTATTCTCCCCGCTTGTGGATGTTCAGCCAATAGCATCTTCACTATGGGATGACAATGGATCAAAGAAGGATGGCCCATTTGGAGATAAGAAACCTTCATCGTCACTGTTTCCATCATCCAGTCGAAAATTTCCAAATTCAGAGGAAGGAATTAGTGATCATCCAATATTAGATTGGAAATCTGCCTCAACCGGCAAGCAG GATATAACACAACCTTCCTTTCCACTTGTGGGGTCAACTACTCCTCCATCTTCAAAGAATGAAGATTCATCTTCTATCACGCCTCCGGAAGCTTGGGGTGGTGAGAAGTTATCTGATAAATACGCTTTCGTACGTCAGCCTGTCAATGCTCCATCTCGTTTGGGGATGTTGGCTTCTGGTAGTCAGAGTGCAGGGTCAACAttatcttcattacatgatccaTCCTCATCATCAGCTCTCAGTTCCTATACAAGTTCAAGCCTAAGTTTTGCCAATTTACGTGCAAAGGATGTCTCTACAGGCCAAGAGACTTCACTGGGATTTTCTGATAACATGTTCCCTACTTCTTTGCCTCTGTCCATCAATACAAAATCTAGCCTTGGTCAGGCAAATAGCGATTCTCCGAGAATCCTTGATTCCCCCAAAATGTCATCCTTTACTCGGAGGTTTTCTACGTATGCAGAAAGAATAAGCACTACCTCTGCATTCAGTGATGGAGTATCTGGTTCACCCAAGATTAAGAAATCGGGTGCAGAAACTAGAGAAGAACTTCTAAATACCTTGCTGATGAAGACTGATATATCTGCTCCAACAGAATCTGGCTCTCTTCCCCTTGCAAAT gGAATAAGCTCACAACCGAAAGCATCTCAGTTAGATGGACAAGGATCATCATTCACGCTTCAACTCTTTCAAAGAACTCTTGAAGAAACTCTAGATTCCTTTCAGAAATCTATACACGAGGATATGAGAAACCTTCATATCGAAATTTTAAGACAGTTCCATCTGCAAGAG ATGGAAATGTCAACCAAGATGAATGACATTTTGGAAATCCAAGCTGAGTTGATGAAAGAAGTAAAGTCTCTTCGTAAAGAAAACCAGCAGCTCAGACAAATGCTATGA
- the LOC112765937 gene encoding folylpolyglutamate synthase encodes MSLELIRDFTHCFLSSSVQQPRFTKNPNKWNQIKRYHKKITPFYPSISNPSSIFSHSTLTHLSLCLLSSRNQSSIYFANSHTLSAFSVSFRIQALIVMAEQEGGNGSPKASSLTPYEEALDALSSLITRRTRADSSNMGDQFSHLFEYLKMLDLEEAISNMKIIHVAGTKGKGSTCTFAESILRNCGFRTGLFTSPHLIDIRERFRLDGMEICKEKFLAYFWWCYDRLKEKTDDNIPMPPYFRFLALLAFKIFAAEQVDVAIMEVRLGGKYDATNVVREPVVCGITSLGYDHMEILGNTLGEIAGEKAGIFKDQIPAFTVPQPDEAMRVLEEKASQLNVPLQVVTPLEPSLLNGLRLGLEGEHQYLNAGLAVALCSTWLKRTGHLGDANLEQSNTLPEQFVKGLTSASLQGRAQIVPDQLINNDRSNDLVFFLDGAHSPESMEICARWFSLAIKEYNPDQTLFTQQPDSSKFSLEVVKMHHGDRKSTQILLFNCLTVRDPDLLLPRLMKTCADHGVYFKKALFVPSVSVYNKVGSQAMAPIDSNVDLSWQLTLQRVWENLMQVNKGKITDVASEELKEDMEMSASNCEHSAVFPSLPVALKWLRDRVQQNQSVRFQVLVTGSLHLVGDVLKLVKK; translated from the exons ATGAGTTTAGAACTGATTCGAGACTTCACTCattgttttctctcttcttctgtCCAACAGCCGCGATTTACCAAAAATCCAAATAAATggaatcaaattaaaagatacCACAAAAAGATAACTCCTTTTTATCCTTCAATCTCAAATCCATCTTCCATTTTTTCCCACTCCACCTTAACTCATTTGTCCCTTTGTCTGCTTTCTTCGCGGAACCAATCGTCTATCTACTTCGCAAATTCTCACACTCTTTCTGCTTTTTCTGTTTCATTCAGAATTCAAGCCTTAATTGTCATGGCTGAACAAG AAGGTGGAAATGGGTCCCCAAAAGCTTCATCTTTGACCCCTTATGAAGAAGCATTGGATGCTCTGTCATCTTTAATCACTAGGCGCACTCGTGCTGATAGTAGCAATATGGGGGATCAGTTTAGTCATCTTTTTGAGTACCTAAAG ATGCTTGATTTGGAGGAAGCTATTTCAAATATGAAGATTATCCATGTTGCTGGCACCAAAGGAAAG GGATCTACATGCACTTTTGCTGAATCTATATTACGTAACTGTGGCTTTCGCACTGGCCTTTTCACTTCTCCCCACCTCATTGATATCCGAGAAAGATTTCGTTTAGATGG TATGGAAATTTGTAAAGAGAAGTTTTTAGCATATTTCTGGTGGTGTTATGATAGATTAAAG GAGAAAACTGATGATAATATTCCAATGCCTCCCTATTTTCGCTTCCTTGCTTTACTTGCCTTCAAGATATTTGCAGCAGAACAG GTAGATGTTGCAATAATGGAGGTTAGATTAGGTGGAAAGTATGATGCAACAAATGTG GTTCGAGAACCTGTTGTTTGTGGTATAACTTCCCTAGGGTATGACCACATGGAGATTCTTG GGAATACTCTTGGAGAAATTGCTGGTGAGAAGGCTGGTATATTTAAG GATCAAATCCCAGCTTTTACGGTGCCTCAGCCTGACGAAGCAATGCGTGTGCTTGAGGAGAAGGCTTCTCAATTGAAT GTACCCCTTCAAGTTGTAACCCCATTAGAGCCGAGTTTGCTAAATGGTTTAAGACTTGGTCTTGAAGGGGAGCACCAATATCTGAATGCCGGTCTTGCTGTCGCACTGTGCTCGACATGGTTGAAAAGGACTGGCCATCTTGGAGACGCTAATTTGGAGCAATCC AACACTTTGCCGGAGCAATTCGTAAAAGGGTTAACAAGTGCGAGTTTGCAAGGAAGGGCTCAGATTGTTCCTGATCAACTCATCAACAATGATAGATCAAACGATCTTGTCTTCTTTTTAGACGGGGCTCATAGTCCTGAAAGCATGGAAATATGTGCACGTTGGTTTTCTCTTGCCATTAAAGAATACAACCCGGATCAAACCTTGTTTACTCAGCAACCAGATAGTTCTAAGTTCTCACTTGAAGTAGTGAAGATGCACCATGGCGACAGAAAATCCACTCAG ATATTGCTATTCAATTGCTTGACTGTACGAGATCCGGATTTGCTTCTTCCTCGCTTGATGAAAACATGTGCTGATCATG GTGTCTACTTCAAGAAGGCCCTCTTCGTTCCAAGTGTATCTGTATATAACAAAGTTGGATCCCAGGCTATGGCACCAATTGATTCGAATGTTGATCTGTCATGGCAGTTAACTCTCCAGAGAGTGTGGGAAAATCTTATGCAAGTCAACAAAG GCAAAATTACGGATGTAGCCTCTGAAGAACTAAAAGAAGATATGGAAATGAGTGCTAGTAATTGTGAACATAGTGCAGTGTTTCCGTCATTGCCGGTGGCTCTCAAATGGCTTAGAGACAGAGTGCAACAAAATCAGTCGGTTCGTTTTCAG GTCCTTGTGACTGGTTCTTTACATCTTGTTGGTGATGTGCTGAAATTAGTCAAGAAGTGA
- the LOC112764115 gene encoding uncharacterized protein isoform X2 → MEDSYTGLPTSHLLGSVPAATNDENNTAKQEGDRGRGYHTLDNPPETFEQQSANNWRGVFSVSSYTQYFNVDTDVVIFRLISSFNPYGGDFFSKIDANPDLYGLIWVSTTLVFVLAALGNLATYLMQKHTGTSTSWSFDVGYMNVAACAIYGYAIVVPLAYYFFLQYMGSNASLIRFWCMWGYSLSIFIISSFLLLIPVEALRWLIIILTGIASASFVALNLKSCIEGNELSVAIVAAFFLQIALAVFIKVWFFA, encoded by the exons ATGGAGGACTCTTACACCGGTCTCCCAACTAGTCACTTGCTCGGTTCAGTTCCT GCTGCCACAAATGATGAAAATAATACTGCAAAACAAGAGG GAGACAGAGGACGAGGATATCATACGCTTGACAATCCACCTG AAACTTTTGAACAACAGTCAGCAAACAATTGGAGGGGAGTCTTTAGTGTCTCATCCTACACACAGTATTTCAATGTAGATACAGATGTTGTCATATTCAGATTGATAAGTTCGTTTAATCCATACGGTGGAGACTTTTTCAGCAAGATAGATGCTAACCCTGATTT ATATGGCCTTATATGGGTCTCAACAACATTGGTTTTTGTACTTGCCGCACTTGGGAATCTTGCTACATACCTTATGCAAAAACATACAGGTACCAGTACATCATGGAGCTTTGATGTTGGCTATATGAATGTGGCTGCATGTGCAATCTATGGCTATGCAATAGTGGTCCCTCTCGCATACTACTTCTTCCTTCAGTATATGGGTTCCAATGCTAGCCTCATTAGGTTCTGGTGCATGTGGGGATATTCCCTCTCCATTTTCATAATATCCTCT TTTCTGTTGTTGATTCCGGTTGAGGCTCTTCGGTGGCTTATAATAATCCTTACTGGTATAGCCTCGGCTAGCTTTGTTGCCTTAAACTTGAAGTCTTGCATAGAAGGCAATGAACTTTCAGTGGCTATTGTTGCCGCATTTTTCTTGCAAATAGCTTTGGCAGTCTTCATCAAGGTTTGGTTCTTTGCATAG
- the LOC112764115 gene encoding uncharacterized protein isoform X1, whose product MEDSYTGLPTSHLLGSVPAATNDENNTAKQEATDANMQTFPPNHAGDRGRGYHTLDNPPETFEQQSANNWRGVFSVSSYTQYFNVDTDVVIFRLISSFNPYGGDFFSKIDANPDLYGLIWVSTTLVFVLAALGNLATYLMQKHTGTSTSWSFDVGYMNVAACAIYGYAIVVPLAYYFFLQYMGSNASLIRFWCMWGYSLSIFIISSFLLLIPVEALRWLIIILTGIASASFVALNLKSCIEGNELSVAIVAAFFLQIALAVFIKVWFFA is encoded by the exons ATGGAGGACTCTTACACCGGTCTCCCAACTAGTCACTTGCTCGGTTCAGTTCCT GCTGCCACAAATGATGAAAATAATACTGCAAAACAAGAGG CTACTGATGCAAATATGCAAACATTCCCTCCCAACCATGCAGGAGACAGAGGACGAGGATATCATACGCTTGACAATCCACCTG AAACTTTTGAACAACAGTCAGCAAACAATTGGAGGGGAGTCTTTAGTGTCTCATCCTACACACAGTATTTCAATGTAGATACAGATGTTGTCATATTCAGATTGATAAGTTCGTTTAATCCATACGGTGGAGACTTTTTCAGCAAGATAGATGCTAACCCTGATTT ATATGGCCTTATATGGGTCTCAACAACATTGGTTTTTGTACTTGCCGCACTTGGGAATCTTGCTACATACCTTATGCAAAAACATACAGGTACCAGTACATCATGGAGCTTTGATGTTGGCTATATGAATGTGGCTGCATGTGCAATCTATGGCTATGCAATAGTGGTCCCTCTCGCATACTACTTCTTCCTTCAGTATATGGGTTCCAATGCTAGCCTCATTAGGTTCTGGTGCATGTGGGGATATTCCCTCTCCATTTTCATAATATCCTCT TTTCTGTTGTTGATTCCGGTTGAGGCTCTTCGGTGGCTTATAATAATCCTTACTGGTATAGCCTCGGCTAGCTTTGTTGCCTTAAACTTGAAGTCTTGCATAGAAGGCAATGAACTTTCAGTGGCTATTGTTGCCGCATTTTTCTTGCAAATAGCTTTGGCAGTCTTCATCAAGGTTTGGTTCTTTGCATAG
- the LOC112764116 gene encoding uncharacterized protein At2g39795, mitochondrial, with the protein MAFSSILRKSGSFARPLVIAGQLLKNTQRQSSYGTVLLRAINQNVQKDSAVPTFGFSSLAYKNKPTSDENLLRVIESEITCAQETDNHTVDEAPSNFPFKILDQPGQQTIMLERTYQGEEIKVEVHMPDLVTGEENDDGRDDDDESERASQSSIPLSVSVYKKDGPYLEFSCVAYPDEIVIDSLSVKNAEPSEDQIAYEGPDFQDLDEGLQKSFHKYLEIRGIKPSTTNFLHEYMINKDSREYLVWLQKLKQFVEA; encoded by the exons ATGGCGTTCAGCTCGATTCTTCGCAAGTCTGGATCTTTCGCAAGGCCTCTTGTGATTGCAGGCCAATTGTTGAAGAACACTCAGCGGCAGAGTAGCTACGGCACCGTTTTGTTGAGAGCCATCAACCAGAACGTGCAAAAGGACTCAGCGGTTCCGACGTTCGGTTTTTCTTCTTTGGCTTATAAGAACAAGCCCACCTCCGACGAGAACCTTCTCCGCGTCATCGAATCGGAGATCACTTGCGCCCAGGAAACCGACAATCACACT GTTGATGAGGCTCCAAGTAATTTCCCTTTTAAGATACTTGATCAGCCGGGACAGCAGACTATAATGCTTGAAAGGACATATCAAGGTGAGGAAATTAAGGTTGAGGTGCACATGCCTGATCTGGTCACTGGGGAAGAAAATGATGATGGTCGTGACGACGACGATGAGAGTGAGAGAGCATCTCAGTCAAGCATTCCGCTTTCAGTCAGTGTTTACAAGAAGGATGGGCCCTATCTGGAATTCAGTTGTGTGGCTTACCCCGATGAGATCGTCATTGACAGCTTGTCTGTTAAGAATGCCGAACCCAGCGAGGATCAGATTGCATACGAAGGACCAGACTTCCA GGATTTGGACGAGGGCCTCCAAAAGTCTTTCCACAAGTACTTAGAAATTAGAGGAATCAAGCCTAGCACAACCAATTTCTTGCATGAGTACATGATCAACAAGGATAGCAGGGAATACTTGGTCTGGTTGCAGAAGCTCAAGCAATTCGTTGAAGCATGA